A stretch of Candidatus Manganitrophaceae bacterium DNA encodes these proteins:
- a CDS encoding response regulator: MIKIRILIADDHFDTVQISKVILESEHYHVDTVFDSESVLTKVLEEKPSLILLDMMLPKMGGLEVCRRLKQGRATSSIPVMMVTAKSDPEARAGAVAAGADAYLLKPFDPSTLVERVNEILHRLPSLPLTHDR; this comes from the coding sequence ATGATTAAGATTCGGATCTTAATTGCCGATGACCATTTTGATACGGTTCAAATCTCGAAAGTCATTTTAGAGAGTGAGCACTATCACGTCGATACCGTTTTCGACAGTGAGTCGGTCCTCACCAAAGTGCTCGAGGAGAAACCGTCTTTGATCCTGCTCGATATGATGCTCCCCAAGATGGGCGGCCTTGAGGTTTGCCGAAGACTGAAGCAAGGCCGTGCCACTTCTTCAATTCCGGTAATGATGGTTACGGCAAAATCCGACCCGGAAGCCCGTGCCGGCGCCGTTGCGGCGGGCGCGGATGCCTATCTGCTCAAACCCTTCGACCCTTCCACCCTGGTGGAGAGGGTAAATGAGATTCTTCATCGGCTCCCGTCCCTCCCGTTGACACACGACCGCTAG
- the prcB gene encoding proteasome subunit beta gives MLPHGTTVLALRYRDGVVIAGDRMATEGYSVSERRIEKVHNSDKYSAIAIAGAAGPALELTRLFRIELEHYEKLEGAELSLEGKANKLSQMIKGNLPMAMQGLVVIPIFAGYDIRRNVGRIFKYDIAGGQYEEIEYYAIGSGGRDARGTLKKIYSKDADQDGAIRAALEALYDASEADIATGGPDLIRGIFPTVKAISAQGISDISDAEIKQLLQEMIQRQGGG, from the coding sequence ATGCTCCCACACGGTACAACCGTTTTAGCCCTACGCTACCGGGATGGGGTCGTCATTGCGGGCGATCGAATGGCCACGGAAGGTTATTCCGTCTCGGAGCGCCGGATTGAAAAGGTGCACAATTCCGATAAGTACTCCGCCATTGCCATTGCCGGCGCCGCCGGTCCTGCCTTGGAACTGACGCGTCTTTTTCGGATTGAATTAGAGCATTATGAAAAATTGGAAGGGGCGGAGCTGTCACTGGAAGGAAAGGCGAATAAGCTGTCGCAAATGATCAAGGGTAATCTTCCGATGGCGATGCAGGGGTTGGTAGTGATTCCGATTTTTGCAGGGTATGACATTCGTCGCAACGTCGGCCGGATATTTAAATATGATATCGCCGGCGGCCAATATGAAGAGATCGAATATTATGCAATCGGCTCCGGCGGAAGAGATGCGCGTGGAACCTTAAAAAAGATTTATAGCAAAGACGCCGACCAAGACGGCGCCATCCGTGCCGCGTTGGAAGCATTGTACGATGCGTCCGAAGCCGATATCGCAACGGGGGGGCCTGATCTGATTCGAGGCATTTTCCCGACCGTAAAGGCGATCAGCGCGCAAGGTATCAGCGATATCTCGGATGCGGAGATCAAGCAGCTGCTCCAGGAGATGATTCAACGACAAGGGGGAGGATAG
- a CDS encoding ubiquitin-like protein Pup: MAKQEKKKEKKKESDKKEEAVTANPEVVDKGKKIKEDLDKLMDEIDDVLEENAEEFVKNYVQKGGE; the protein is encoded by the coding sequence ATGGCAAAACAGGAAAAAAAGAAAGAGAAGAAAAAAGAGTCGGATAAGAAAGAGGAAGCGGTTACTGCAAATCCGGAAGTAGTCGATAAGGGTAAAAAAATTAAGGAAGATCTTGACAAGCTCATGGATGAGATCGATGACGTTCTTGAAGAAAACGCAGAGGAATTCGTTAAAAATTATGTGCAAAAGGGAGGAGAATAG
- a CDS encoding TPM domain-containing protein, which yields MTLPAWAALEVPRLQGRVNDQAHLLTPEQAAALEAQLRAYEEKTTNQIALLTLPSLEGESLEAFSIKVGREWQLGQAKRNNGVLLLIAAKERAVRIEVGYGLEGALTDAQSSIIIRNIMVPAFRQGDFDRGIRDGVGAIEKAIAGEFTAPPTETPSRSRDNFNELFSLGLIFIVLFSSFLSYLPFYVTGFVGAILGGVIGSFLIGRVLLAAGIGFVAGIVLSVLFRGSGGGPGSGLGGRGYRGTGWSSGGGWGGGGDSGGGFSGGGGSFGGGGASGRW from the coding sequence ATGACGCTCCCGGCTTGGGCCGCCCTTGAGGTTCCCCGCCTCCAAGGCCGGGTCAATGACCAGGCCCACCTGCTCACCCCCGAGCAGGCCGCTGCATTGGAGGCGCAGCTCCGCGCCTACGAAGAGAAGACGACCAATCAAATTGCGCTGTTGACCCTTCCGAGCTTAGAAGGGGAGTCGCTGGAAGCGTTCTCGATCAAGGTGGGACGGGAGTGGCAGCTCGGCCAAGCGAAGCGGAACAACGGCGTCCTCCTCCTCATCGCCGCTAAGGAACGAGCGGTCCGGATCGAGGTCGGTTATGGCCTTGAAGGGGCGTTGACCGACGCGCAAAGCAGTATCATCATCCGAAACATTATGGTCCCGGCCTTTCGCCAAGGTGATTTCGATCGGGGAATTCGAGACGGTGTCGGCGCCATTGAGAAGGCGATCGCCGGGGAGTTCACCGCCCCGCCCACCGAGACCCCCTCCCGATCGCGCGATAACTTCAACGAGCTCTTCTCGCTCGGATTGATCTTCATTGTCCTCTTCTCTTCATTCTTATCGTACCTTCCCTTTTATGTGACCGGCTTTGTCGGGGCGATCCTCGGCGGGGTCATCGGCTCCTTTTTGATCGGGAGGGTCCTCCTTGCCGCCGGAATCGGTTTTGTCGCAGGGATTGTTCTATCGGTTCTCTTCCGAGGCTCGGGAGGCGGGCCGGGCAGTGGATTGGGAGGGAGGGGGTATCGCGGTACCGGCTGGTCGTCCGGCGGGGGATGGGGCGGCGGGGGAGATTCCGGAGGAGGCTTCTCAGGAGGGGGAGGAAGCTTCGGCGGTGGCGGGGCTTCCGGAAGATGGTAA
- the arc gene encoding proteasome ATPase, with translation MGDSKKNQGKSNPFKNTMKRLSEQFGASDSETKVIEYEREIEKLLVQVASMEQELKELRQSRTQLEQAFKQNEKLAAALVEAKNQIEALKKEVEKLTTPPSSYAIFSGANEDGTVNVFVAGRKMKVNVHPNISTRDLKRGQQVLLNEALNAIEACEFDVQGEVVRIKDLLDENRAIVTLRAEEERVVELADPLLRGRLSVGDHLLYDARSGYVLEKLPKSEVEEVVLEEIPDVNYDHIGGLEEQIELVRDAVELPFLHPELFAEHKLLPPKGILLYGPPGCGKTLIAKAVAASISKKLGDRSGKEIRSFFLHVKGPELLNKYVGESERQIREVFKKAKERAEAGHPVIVFFDEMDALFRTRGSGISSDMEATIVPQFLSEIDGVERLRNVIVIGASNRQDLLDPAILRAGRLDIRIKIERPDKNAAVAIFHKYLTVDLPFHPEETAKNAGDVKKVTERLIQESVEEMYSVREENKFLEATYANGEKETFYFKDFASGAMIEGVVSRAKKHAIKRMLDTGVKGLKQEDLTRAIRDEFKENEDLPNTTNPDDWAKIAGRKSEKIIHIRTMAGRAAADSKKIETVTTGHYL, from the coding sequence ATGGGTGATTCAAAGAAAAATCAGGGGAAGTCGAATCCATTCAAAAATACGATGAAAAGACTCTCCGAGCAGTTTGGTGCCAGCGATTCAGAGACGAAGGTCATCGAGTACGAACGAGAGATCGAGAAATTGCTCGTTCAAGTTGCATCGATGGAACAGGAGCTGAAAGAGTTACGCCAATCACGCACCCAACTGGAGCAGGCTTTCAAGCAGAATGAAAAGCTTGCAGCGGCCCTCGTAGAAGCGAAGAATCAAATCGAGGCGCTGAAAAAAGAGGTGGAGAAGTTAACGACCCCTCCCTCCAGTTATGCCATCTTCTCCGGGGCGAACGAGGATGGGACCGTCAATGTATTTGTTGCCGGCCGCAAGATGAAGGTGAACGTCCATCCGAATATTTCAACCCGGGATCTAAAGAGAGGCCAACAGGTCCTCCTCAACGAAGCGCTCAATGCGATCGAAGCATGTGAGTTCGACGTCCAGGGCGAAGTCGTCCGGATCAAAGATCTCCTCGATGAAAATCGCGCGATCGTGACCCTTCGCGCCGAAGAAGAACGGGTGGTCGAGCTTGCCGATCCGCTGCTGCGGGGAAGGCTGTCCGTGGGAGATCACCTCCTCTATGATGCGCGCTCCGGCTATGTTTTGGAAAAGCTTCCCAAGTCCGAAGTCGAGGAGGTCGTCCTCGAAGAGATTCCAGATGTAAACTATGATCATATCGGGGGACTTGAAGAGCAGATCGAATTGGTCCGGGACGCCGTGGAGCTTCCTTTCCTTCATCCCGAACTTTTTGCCGAGCATAAGCTCCTTCCGCCAAAAGGGATCCTTCTCTATGGACCGCCCGGATGCGGCAAGACCCTGATTGCCAAGGCGGTGGCCGCTTCCATCTCGAAGAAATTAGGAGACCGCTCTGGGAAGGAAATCCGGAGTTTCTTCCTTCATGTAAAGGGCCCGGAGCTCTTAAATAAATATGTGGGAGAGAGTGAGCGCCAGATCCGCGAGGTCTTTAAGAAAGCGAAGGAGCGCGCCGAGGCCGGGCATCCGGTTATCGTATTCTTTGATGAGATGGATGCCCTCTTTAGAACAAGGGGAAGCGGCATCTCATCCGATATGGAAGCGACGATTGTCCCGCAGTTCCTGTCGGAGATTGACGGGGTTGAGCGTCTTCGTAATGTCATCGTTATCGGCGCCAGCAATCGCCAAGACCTCCTCGATCCGGCCATTTTAAGAGCCGGTCGGCTCGACATTAGAATTAAAATCGAACGGCCCGATAAAAATGCGGCGGTTGCGATTTTTCATAAATATCTGACCGTAGATCTTCCGTTTCACCCTGAAGAGACGGCAAAGAATGCGGGTGATGTTAAAAAGGTGACGGAGCGTCTGATCCAAGAATCGGTCGAAGAGATGTATAGCGTCCGTGAAGAGAACAAATTCCTTGAGGCCACCTATGCCAATGGGGAGAAGGAGACATTCTACTTCAAAGACTTCGCCAGCGGTGCGATGATTGAAGGGGTCGTCTCCAGGGCGAAGAAGCATGCAATTAAACGGATGCTCGACACCGGGGTGAAAGGGCTTAAGCAAGAGGATCTCACCCGCGCGATCAGGGATGAATTTAAAGAGAACGAAGATCTTCCGAATACAACCAATCCGGATGATTGGGCGAAGATCGCCGGCCGGAAGAGCGAGAAGATTATTCATATCCGTACCATGGCCGGAAGGGCAGCCGCCGATTCCAAAAAGATCGAAACAGTGACCACAGGACACTACCTATGA
- the thiS gene encoding sulfur carrier protein ThiS, protein MQVTVNGVRQEIPAETNILELLAQLNVQPERVAVEINLQVIHRQQYNRVPLKEGDQIEIIGFVGGGSLCR, encoded by the coding sequence ATGCAGGTGACCGTAAACGGCGTCCGGCAAGAGATTCCGGCGGAAACAAACATCTTAGAACTGCTTGCTCAGTTGAACGTCCAGCCCGAACGGGTTGCGGTTGAGATCAATCTTCAGGTAATACATCGCCAGCAATACAATCGCGTTCCCCTGAAAGAGGGGGATCAGATTGAGATTATCGGTTTCGTGGGGGGAGGAAGTTTATGCCGGTAG
- a CDS encoding thiazole synthase yields MPVDRPLVVGNIEFRSRLIVGTGKYKSFEETKKAIEASGADCVTVAVRRVNILDRAQENLLDYLDPKIYKILPNTAGCYTADEAVRTARLARAAGISDMVKLEVIGDPKTLFPDNEGLLEATRVLVKEGFTVLPYTNDDPIMARKLQDAGAAVVMPLAAPIGSGLGIRNPYNIRIILETISVPIIVDAGVGIASDAAIAMELGCDGVLMNTAIAGAENPIQMAEAMNYAVRAGRLAYLAGRIPKKLYAQASSPVEGMIE; encoded by the coding sequence ATGCCGGTAGACCGCCCTTTGGTCGTAGGGAATATCGAATTCCGCTCCCGCTTGATTGTGGGAACCGGAAAATATAAGTCTTTTGAGGAGACCAAGAAGGCCATTGAGGCTTCCGGCGCGGACTGTGTGACCGTGGCGGTCCGTCGCGTCAATATCTTGGACCGCGCTCAAGAAAATCTGCTCGATTACCTCGACCCCAAGATTTATAAGATCCTTCCCAACACAGCGGGTTGTTATACGGCCGACGAGGCTGTCCGGACGGCACGGCTGGCCCGTGCGGCCGGGATCTCCGACATGGTAAAGTTGGAGGTCATCGGAGACCCCAAGACACTCTTCCCCGACAATGAAGGGCTCCTGGAAGCAACCCGGGTTCTGGTCAAAGAGGGGTTCACCGTTCTTCCCTATACAAATGATGACCCGATCATGGCCAGGAAGCTTCAAGATGCGGGCGCGGCGGTGGTGATGCCGTTGGCTGCCCCGATCGGATCGGGCTTGGGAATCCGGAACCCCTATAATATTAGGATCATCCTTGAAACGATCTCCGTTCCGATCATCGTCGACGCGGGGGTGGGAATCGCTTCCGATGCGGCGATTGCGATGGAGCTCGGCTGCGATGGTGTTCTGATGAACACCGCCATCGCCGGTGCGGAGAATCCAATTCAGATGGCTGAAGCGATGAATTACGCTGTTCGTGCCGGACGGCTTGCCTATCTGGCGGGGAGAATTCCGAAGAAGCTCTATGCTCAGGCGAGCAGTCCCGTCGAAGGGATGATCGAGTAG
- a CDS encoding Ig-like domain-containing protein — protein sequence MRSYWTNFFTLIFIGLLLLGCGSGGSSQSSPAPNPPPPSSDATPPQLVTRSPAPAEKGVSPNAPVRIAFDEPINSSNLADHVRLTFSEDSAVSIDVHCDTPCREITLTPQSPLLFNTPYMVTIDQVADLAGNALPTPISWTFTTTSAPPPVGDTTPPTLKSVLPANNAAGVNQDALITLTFDEGINSDSLSDQILLTLDGDSTPVAGTITCDSSCMIVTFSPNVQLRLNSLYHLRVTDEITDLAKNRLTQAYSGQFVTRATPLPASSPWIKEMGNRFNQNLFGADAVSNHAWAVGEHGLIVTTSDAGSNWALQESGTSQSLYGIAFVDAQTGFAVGGEPSGTNTFANVIIKTVDGGKSWGGTTLSTLPGVLKAIHFLDVSKGWAVGGGGAILTTDDGGKTWKPQQSGVASELTTVDFVDTQHGWATGPGKVLLKTDTGGDPWTPIFTFSSPIRQIDFFDRNRGWAVGDAGALLETNDGGAHWATISVTTVNLTALRITADLKGWAVGEKGTLLRFDGANWTAAASGTALSLRAVAASEGSGAWSVGDYGIITFTSSDGKAVVQNQTTTSELYGPFFINSKTGWTVGSNGRIFRTDTGGTTWTQQVKDWKKDIHWTHLSNPARLCNKNPDGTWAEDPATAHCIRTSIINLYALFFLTPLKGWAIGQPSLILHTEDGGATWTEQTVDAYAEDCYECPKAGIYLRGIQFIDDKNGWAVGRFRTVYKTKDGGNTWQLLQFKDNWKFTTKDGTCTTPSGTVLTTMGGHLFGLSVNPSDSNDVFVAGGCCEPCNPEAIIAHTTDDGLTWDIRTSIVHDSRVENRITDPAKLLPDTGRFHTFQMIGNSGWAAGRGGGLMRTENHGVTWTKATTGTSLTLTNLFFIDPLKGWLVGFTGTLFKTTDGGKSWQRLPSGTRNDLFGVYFVDDQQGWIAGSGDLILTTNGGS from the coding sequence ATGAGATCATATTGGACCAATTTTTTCACACTCATTTTTATCGGCTTACTTTTACTTGGCTGCGGCAGCGGAGGATCATCGCAGAGTAGTCCTGCTCCCAATCCACCCCCCCCAAGCAGTGACGCCACCCCTCCTCAACTTGTGACCCGCTCCCCGGCACCGGCGGAAAAAGGAGTCTCCCCGAACGCGCCGGTCCGAATCGCCTTTGATGAGCCGATTAATTCATCGAACCTGGCCGATCACGTCCGGCTGACCTTCTCCGAAGACTCAGCCGTCTCCATTGATGTCCATTGCGACACGCCCTGCCGCGAAATTACGCTGACCCCTCAGTCGCCGCTTCTATTTAATACCCCCTATATGGTCACGATTGATCAGGTCGCCGATCTTGCCGGGAATGCCCTTCCGACCCCCATCTCTTGGACCTTTACAACGACATCGGCCCCGCCTCCTGTGGGGGACACCACGCCACCGACCCTTAAATCGGTCCTTCCGGCAAACAATGCGGCCGGTGTCAATCAGGACGCACTGATCACTCTGACCTTCGATGAAGGGATCAACTCGGACAGTCTGAGCGATCAAATCTTGCTGACGTTAGATGGGGATTCGACACCGGTGGCCGGCACGATCACATGCGATTCTTCATGTATGATCGTCACCTTTTCACCCAACGTCCAACTCCGCCTTAATAGTCTTTATCATCTCAGGGTGACGGACGAAATCACCGACCTCGCCAAAAATCGGCTCACCCAGGCTTACTCAGGTCAATTCGTCACCCGCGCTACACCGCTTCCAGCATCCTCTCCTTGGATAAAAGAGATGGGCAATCGCTTTAATCAAAACCTCTTCGGTGCCGATGCCGTCTCTAATCATGCCTGGGCGGTAGGAGAACATGGACTGATCGTGACCACCTCCGATGCCGGGAGCAATTGGGCCCTCCAGGAAAGCGGCACCTCTCAATCCCTCTATGGAATTGCTTTTGTCGATGCGCAGACCGGCTTTGCCGTCGGCGGCGAGCCGTCCGGGACAAACACCTTTGCAAATGTAATTATCAAGACCGTCGACGGCGGAAAATCGTGGGGAGGAACAACCCTCTCCACCCTCCCGGGTGTTTTAAAAGCGATCCACTTCCTCGACGTGTCGAAAGGATGGGCCGTGGGGGGCGGCGGGGCCATTCTGACCACCGATGATGGCGGAAAAACATGGAAGCCGCAGCAGAGCGGGGTGGCTTCAGAGCTGACCACGGTCGACTTCGTCGACACCCAGCATGGATGGGCAACCGGTCCGGGAAAGGTCCTCCTTAAAACAGACACTGGCGGAGACCCGTGGACCCCGATTTTTACCTTTTCCTCACCGATCCGACAGATCGATTTTTTCGATAGAAACCGAGGCTGGGCGGTCGGGGATGCCGGCGCCCTGCTGGAGACGAACGACGGCGGCGCACATTGGGCGACGATCTCCGTCACCACCGTGAACCTCACCGCCCTTCGCATCACCGCCGATCTGAAAGGGTGGGCCGTCGGGGAGAAAGGAACGCTTCTTCGGTTTGATGGGGCAAACTGGACCGCCGCCGCCTCGGGAACCGCCCTCTCCCTCAGAGCGGTTGCCGCTTCGGAGGGGAGCGGCGCCTGGAGCGTCGGCGATTACGGCATCATCACCTTCACCTCATCGGACGGAAAAGCGGTGGTTCAAAACCAGACCACCACCTCCGAGCTCTATGGTCCTTTCTTTATTAATTCAAAGACCGGCTGGACGGTCGGGAGCAATGGCCGGATTTTCCGAACCGACACGGGTGGGACGACCTGGACACAGCAGGTCAAAGATTGGAAAAAAGACATCCACTGGACCCATCTTTCAAATCCGGCCCGACTCTGCAACAAAAATCCCGACGGCACTTGGGCCGAAGATCCGGCGACGGCACATTGCATCCGCACAAGCATTATCAACCTCTATGCCCTCTTCTTCCTTACGCCATTAAAAGGATGGGCGATTGGGCAGCCGAGCCTGATCCTCCACACGGAAGACGGCGGGGCGACCTGGACGGAACAAACGGTCGATGCGTATGCCGAAGATTGTTATGAGTGCCCGAAAGCAGGCATCTATCTTCGTGGAATTCAATTTATTGATGACAAGAACGGCTGGGCCGTCGGACGTTTCCGGACCGTCTACAAAACCAAAGATGGCGGAAACACGTGGCAGCTCCTCCAATTTAAGGACAATTGGAAGTTTACGACGAAAGATGGTACCTGCACCACACCCAGCGGTACCGTGCTTACTACGATGGGGGGACACCTCTTCGGCCTCTCGGTCAATCCGTCCGATAGTAATGACGTCTTCGTCGCCGGCGGCTGCTGCGAGCCATGCAATCCGGAGGCGATCATCGCGCATACAACCGATGACGGCCTCACTTGGGACATCCGAACTTCCATCGTCCATGATTCACGCGTTGAGAATCGGATCACCGATCCGGCCAAACTCCTTCCCGATACCGGACGGTTCCACACCTTCCAGATGATCGGGAACTCCGGCTGGGCGGCGGGCCGCGGCGGGGGGTTGATGCGAACCGAAAATCACGGCGTAACCTGGACCAAAGCGACGACCGGGACCAGTTTGACCCTGACCAATCTCTTCTTCATCGACCCATTGAAAGGATGGCTCGTCGGCTTTACCGGAACGCTGTTTAAAACGACCGACGGCGGGAAAAGCTGGCAGCGGCTCCCCAGCGGGACACGCAATGATCTTTTCGGGGTTTACTTTGTAGACGATCAACAGGGTTGGATCGCCGGATCGGGTGATTTGATTCTGACCACGAACGGCGGCAGCTAA
- a CDS encoding TPM domain-containing protein, with protein sequence MKEAEAFFTAEEKERIRQAVVRAEARSSGEIVPMVVDQSGHYIQFALTGAIFFAFLVAVVWMTIWRPVTAPQLLLIELFAFWVAFFLIQRIRRLWSWLVPESLKERVVRRRALEGFYAHRLHETRDQTGVLILLSLMEHRVELLADAGIHQRVSPEIWERLVQQIASGVKEGRPVEGLAQAIDACGALLAEHFPRRADDINELPNDLQIDP encoded by the coding sequence ATGAAAGAGGCTGAAGCGTTTTTTACGGCGGAGGAGAAGGAGCGGATTCGGCAGGCGGTGGTCCGTGCGGAGGCCCGCTCCTCCGGGGAGATCGTCCCGATGGTGGTCGATCAGAGCGGGCACTACATTCAATTCGCCCTGACCGGCGCCATCTTCTTTGCCTTTTTGGTCGCCGTGGTCTGGATGACGATCTGGCGTCCGGTCACCGCGCCGCAACTTCTGCTGATTGAGCTCTTCGCCTTTTGGGTCGCTTTCTTCCTCATCCAGCGGATCCGCCGGCTCTGGTCGTGGCTGGTGCCGGAGTCTTTGAAAGAGCGGGTCGTCCGTCGCCGGGCGCTGGAAGGTTTTTATGCCCACCGGCTTCACGAGACACGGGACCAGACCGGGGTGCTGATCCTTCTCTCCCTCATGGAGCATCGGGTTGAGCTGCTGGCCGATGCCGGGATTCATCAGCGGGTTTCGCCGGAGATCTGGGAGCGGCTCGTTCAACAGATCGCCTCCGGCGTGAAAGAAGGGCGGCCCGTCGAGGGGCTGGCGCAGGCGATTGACGCTTGCGGAGCACTCCTCGCCGAGCACTTTCCAAGACGGGCGGACGATATCAATGAACTTCCGAACGACCTCCAAATCGACCCGTAA
- the thiE gene encoding thiamine phosphate synthase — translation MPSIDFKIYLIGDRTQTSGRPLSQVIREAGRAGIRAIQFREKDLPLRAQLQLASEIRSVAKQQRMQFFVNDRIDLCLALDAEGIHLPSSGLPVAVAREMLGGSKRIGVSCHSLEEVQRAEFEGADFAVLGPIYETPSKRPYGPPLGIDLFRKVRRSTAIPLFAIGGVDRLRLKELFEAGADGVAMISAILSSSDVYQASQALIEEMDRLHWI, via the coding sequence ATGCCCTCAATCGATTTCAAAATCTATCTCATCGGTGATCGAACACAAACATCCGGACGTCCCCTGTCTCAAGTGATCCGGGAAGCGGGCCGGGCGGGAATTCGTGCGATTCAGTTTCGGGAGAAAGACCTCCCGCTGCGCGCTCAACTTCAACTTGCTTCGGAGATCCGCTCGGTCGCCAAACAACAGCGGATGCAGTTTTTTGTAAACGATCGCATCGACCTCTGCCTTGCGCTCGATGCGGAAGGGATTCATCTTCCCTCGTCGGGACTGCCGGTGGCGGTGGCGCGTGAGATGTTGGGGGGAAGCAAGCGGATCGGCGTCTCCTGTCACTCTCTGGAAGAGGTTCAGAGAGCCGAATTTGAAGGGGCCGATTTTGCCGTGTTGGGTCCGATCTATGAAACCCCTTCTAAACGTCCGTATGGTCCTCCGCTGGGAATCGACCTTTTTAGAAAGGTCCGACGTTCCACTGCGATTCCGCTCTTTGCAATCGGCGGCGTGGATCGATTAAGATTGAAAGAGCTCTTTGAGGCGGGAGCAGATGGCGTCGCGATGATCTCAGCGATTCTTTCTTCCTCCGATGTTTACCAAGCGTCTCAAGCGTTGATCGAGGAAATGGATCGACTTCATTGGATTTAG
- a CDS encoding proteasome accessory factor PafA2, which translates to MKRILGTETEFGIASKNSESIDPVSNSIFLVNSYPYLPSSSVLWDYENENPLLDARGFEADGERERPGPEYNRLLNKLLPNGGRLYVDGAHPEYSTPECTNARDLVAFEKAGERILEACLEMASRLKPGESRFSIYKNNTDSKGNSYGYHENYLVSRELPFEKIVAQLTPFFVTRQVFAGAGKVGSENKTEAASYQISQRADFFEVWVDLNTMVKRPIINTRDEPHADSSKYRRLHVIVGDANMSEFTTYLKVGTTSLVLAMVEEGREVEGVELENPVRAIKEISRDLTLKKKIKLLKGAEWSAIEIQRAYLEQAEIHYAKSDDSVTRDLLEKWRMVLDKLQEDPMQLSRHIDWVIKKELIESYIQRKGCDWRDPRVSMMDLQYHDVTQAKGLYYALERGNYVERLITNEIIAEAQNTPPTDTRAFFRGTCLKKFPKEVYAASWSSILFDIGNSTVKKVPLLDPLKGSQALVGPLLEGARTAEELLAIIAT; encoded by the coding sequence ATGAAGAGAATACTGGGTACTGAAACTGAGTTTGGAATCGCCTCCAAAAACTCTGAATCAATTGATCCTGTTTCGAACTCCATTTTCCTGGTCAACAGCTATCCCTATCTCCCCTCTTCTTCCGTGCTTTGGGACTACGAGAATGAAAACCCGCTTCTAGATGCGCGTGGTTTTGAAGCCGACGGGGAGAGAGAGCGGCCCGGTCCGGAATATAATCGCCTTCTTAACAAGCTCCTTCCAAATGGAGGCCGTCTCTATGTGGACGGAGCACACCCCGAGTATTCGACCCCAGAATGTACGAACGCCAGAGATCTGGTTGCCTTTGAAAAAGCGGGTGAGCGAATTTTAGAAGCCTGTCTTGAAATGGCAAGCCGGTTGAAGCCGGGCGAGAGTCGCTTCTCCATCTATAAGAATAACACCGACAGCAAGGGGAATAGCTACGGCTACCACGAAAATTATCTGGTCTCGCGGGAGCTCCCCTTTGAGAAAATTGTCGCGCAACTCACCCCTTTTTTCGTAACCCGCCAGGTCTTTGCCGGCGCCGGGAAGGTCGGCTCCGAAAACAAGACCGAAGCGGCGTCCTATCAAATCTCCCAGCGGGCCGATTTTTTCGAGGTGTGGGTTGACTTAAATACGATGGTCAAGCGGCCGATCATCAATACGCGCGACGAACCGCATGCGGATAGCAGCAAGTACCGTCGGCTCCATGTGATCGTCGGCGATGCCAATATGTCGGAGTTTACGACCTATCTTAAGGTCGGCACAACCTCTCTTGTTCTGGCGATGGTAGAAGAAGGACGAGAGGTCGAAGGGGTTGAGCTGGAGAATCCGGTCCGCGCAATCAAAGAGATTTCGCGTGATCTGACGCTGAAGAAAAAGATAAAGCTTTTGAAAGGAGCGGAGTGGAGCGCCATTGAGATTCAGCGCGCCTATCTCGAGCAGGCTGAGATCCACTATGCGAAGAGCGACGATTCGGTGACCCGAGATCTCCTTGAGAAGTGGCGGATGGTGCTGGATAAGCTGCAGGAGGACCCGATGCAGCTCTCCCGGCATATTGACTGGGTCATTAAAAAAGAACTTATTGAATCGTATATCCAACGCAAGGGATGTGATTGGAGAGATCCCCGTGTTTCAATGATGGACCTTCAATATCACGATGTAACCCAGGCGAAGGGACTTTATTATGCGCTCGAACGCGGAAACTATGTAGAGCGTCTGATCACGAATGAGATTATCGCGGAAGCCCAGAATACGCCCCCGACCGATACGCGGGCCTTTTTCCGTGGGACCTGTCTTAAGAAGTTTCCGAAAGAGGTTTATGCCGCCAGCTGGAGCTCGATCTTATTTGATATCGGAAACAGCACGGTTAAGAAGGTTCCTCTGTTAGATCCGCTGAAGGGGAGTCAAGCCTTGGTCGGGCCTCTTTTAGAGGGAGCAAGGACCGCAGAGGAGCTGCTCGCCATTATTGCAACGTAA